The Solanum lycopersicum chromosome 6, SLM_r2.1 genome has a window encoding:
- the LOC101268478 gene encoding F-box/WD-40 repeat-containing protein At5g21040, whose protein sequence is MAFECQKSIESLRICSIEPSKNRDNLTLESEKIKPLYKLDAKGGIVNSKCEELLTGNEVLPGCQSITELPPVLISEIFNLLEPKELGIVSCACTLLYQIASEHHVWKEFYCERWGQPILQAPFGAGLSDGKLWKELFVEREFRSKTFMGRYTIDMLYGHTEDVRAVFVLASKKLVFTSGYDQIVRMWDLEEGLSIASSEPLGCTIRAVAADSRLLVAGGTGGFIHGWKANEENPHLFDLRASQSEEMQFQVWEHGGPITCLALDFNRMYSGSWDMSIRVWDRSSLECLKVLIHSDWVWNLAPHDTTVASTAGSDLYVWDTNSGSKLAIIGNAHAGYTYSLARSHTGKLLFTGGEDGAIHMFEIFENVTYHVRRVATWIPHLSAVYSLAFEFPWLVSASSDGKLSLIDVRKLLRTNRNSALNSSSKAVNLVDNVEPPQRMLHGFGSNLFAVDVGSNRIVCTGEEGLVRIWNFSQALENEQRVQALRGLRLENRMRRRNRQLETNDKGRRGNQCSFTENKNQLDGHRNSWNNRRKMVWKVKA, encoded by the coding sequence ATGGCATTTGAATGCCAAAAAAGTATTGAGAGTTTGAGAATTTGTTCAATTGAACCTTCTAAGAATCGAGATAATTTGACATTAGAATCGGAaaaaataaaacctttatataaATTGGATGCTAAAGGTGGGATTGTGAATTCAAAATGTGAGGAGTTGCTTACCGGTAATGAAGTTCTTCCTGGTTGTCAGTCCATTACTGAACTTCCTCCGGTGTTGATTtcagaaatatttaatttgttagaGCCAAAGGAGCTAGGTATTGTTTCGTGTGCTTGTACGTTATTGTATCAGATTGCATCGGAGCACCATGTGTGGAAGGAGTTCTATTGTGAAAGGTGGGGGCAGCCAATATTGCAGGCACCTTTTGGTGCAGGGCTTTCGGATGGGAAGTTGTGGAAGGAGCTGTTTGTGGAGAGGGAGTTTCGGAGTAAAACATTCATGGGACGGTATACTATCGATATGTTGTATGGTCATACTGAGGATGTTAGAGCAGTTTTTGTTTTAGCTTCAAAGAAGCTTGTGTTTACATCAGGTTATGATCAAATAGTGCGAATGTGGGACTTAGAAGAAGGGTTGTCAATTGCCTCATCTGAACCTCTTGGCTGCACTATCCGTGCAGTTGCAGCTGATTCAAGGCTGTTAGTGGCTGGGGGTACTGGTGGATTCATACATGGTTGGAAAGCGAATGAAGAAAATCCTCATTTGTTTGATCTTAGAGCATCTCAGAGCGAGGAAATGCAATTCCAAGTTTGGGAACATGGTGGGCCAATAACATGTCTTGCGTTGGATTTCAATAGGATGTATAGCGGTTCATGGGACATGAGTATTCGTGTTTGGGATCGATCTTCTCTGGAGTGTTTGAAAGTTTTGATACACAGTGACTGGGTGTGGAATCTTGCTCCCCATGACACAACAGTGGCAAGCACAGCAGGCTCGGATCTTTATGTTTGGGATACTAATAGTGGGTCAAAACTTGCTATAATCGGCAATGCTCATGCTGGATATACTTACTCTCTGGCGCGAAGCCACACTGGGAAGCTTCTGTTCACTGGTGGGGAAGATGGAGCTATTCACatgtttgaaatctttgaaaatgtTACGTACCATGTCAGACGGGTTGCAACATGGATTCCTCACTTGAGTGCTGTTTACTCTCTTGCATTTGAGTTCCCTTGGCTTGTTTCAGCTTCAAGTGATGGAAAACTTTCACTTATTGATGTGAGAAAGCTGTTGAGAACAAACCGGAATTCCGCACTGAATAGTTCTTCTAAAGCTGTTAATCTggttgacaatgtcgaaccacCACAGAGAATGCTACATGGTTTTGGGAGCAATTTGTTTGCGGTGGATGTTGGATCTAACCGAATTGTGTGCACTGGTGAAGAAGGTCTTGTCAGGATATGGAACTTCTCTCAAGCTTTGGAGAATGAGCAGCGTGTCCAAGCTCTAAGAGGTTTAAGGTTAGAGAATAGAATGAGAAGGCGTAATCGTCAGCTGGAAACGAATGATAAAGGTAGACGTGGTAATCAGTGCTCATTTACAGAAAACAAGAACCAATTAGATGGTCATAGAAACAGTTGGAACAACAGGCGAAAGATGGTTTGGAAGGTGAAGGCCTAG
- the LOC101268192 gene encoding non-specific lipid transfer protein GPI-anchored 12, translating to MAASTISIFTTVLILSLFSSLIPSTKAQDSPPAPEAPAPSPGVDCFRVLVNMSDCLAFVERGSNTTTPGKGCCPEIAGLLDSNPICLCHMLGRAHSGAKIGFNIDVDKALKLPSACSLEFPPSTTCSDLGIPVGAPLPSEESPAPSPGGFATSPTSDNINAASIIVFYKMQFLIGMAIMFFTSFF from the exons ATGGCCGCATCCACCATATCCATTTTCACCACAGTTCTCATTCTCTCACTATTCTCCTCCCTGATTCCATCTACCAAAGCACAAGACTCGCCGCCGGCACCAGAAGCTCCGGCACCGAGCCCCGGAGTTGATTGCTTTAGAGTTCTAGTAAACATGTCCGATTGCTTAGCATTTGTCGAAAGAGGAAGCAATACGACTACACCGGGTAAAGGATGTTGCCCGGAAATTGCTGGATTGTTAGATAGTAACCCTATTTGCTTGTGCCATATGCTTGGCCGAGCTCACTCCGGTGCTAAAATTGGGTTCAATATTGATGTCGATAAGGCACTTAAACTTCCTTCTGCTTGTAGTTTGGAGTTTCCACCATCTACCACTTGCTCAG aTCTTGGCATCCCAGTCGGAGCTCCATTACCAAGTGAGGAAAGCCCTGCTCCATCACCTG GAGGATTTGCAACTAGTCCTACATCTGACAATATTAATGCAGCTTCAATCATTGTATTTTACAAGATGCAATTCCTTATTGGCATGGCCATTATGTTTTTCACAAGCTTTTTTTGA
- the LOC101267901 gene encoding protein FAR1-RELATED SEQUENCE 3 isoform X1, translating into MDVEEGNMNQQGGITDDGDDEPSESGEANVNGRSNAPDGDNIVEPQMGMVFLSADQAKNFYDEYARRLGFNTRVFQFNRLKTDFLCDKVGLRRVSGESCDAMLRVELKGQNKWVVTKYVKDHSHSLVYPSKVHHQRSHKHFAVTKKKVPENNQGVGVVPSGVMYVSVDRNRIPVEMNHGAKRTRPEESDQTVKNSTVQGFSPRYCNQRRTLGRDAQNLLDYFKKMQAENPGFYYAIQLDEDNRMSNVFWADARSRNAYSHFGDAVILDTMYRVNQCKVPFAPLTGVNHHGQAILFGCALLLDESEATFVWLFKTFLAAMNDRAPVSLITDQDTVIQSAVSQVFPETRHCINKWHVLRGGQDRMSHVCHMFPNFQVELYNCINLTETVEEFESYWEMILDKYDLKKNDWLQSIYNTRRQWAPVYFRDTFFAAVSPNQEYECSFFDGYVSQQITLPLFFRQYERALENSFEKETEADFDTICTTPPLKTPSPMEKQAATLYTKKIFLKFQEELVETFVYTANRIDGDGVISTFRVAKFEDDQKAYLVSLNISELKANCSCQMFECSGILCRHILTVFTVTNILTLPSHYILKRWTINAKCGAESDEHVQLHDTESMARRYNSLCREAIRCAEEGAVSQETYNAALGALKEGGKKVALAKRNVSKVSPPRSQASCVGYDDRRTSTSASEMTPLLWPRQDEMTKRFNLNDTGSPAQAVADLNPQRMAPVSLHRDDGHADNMVILPCLKSMTWVMENKTSAPANRVAVINLKLQDYTRTPSRESEVKFQLSQVTLEPMMKSMAYISEQLSAPANRVAVINLKLQDTETTSGESEVKFQVSRDTLGAMLRSMAYIREQLSNTVESQLEIPAKKQRK; encoded by the exons ATGGATGTTGAAGAAGGGAACATGAACCAGCAAGGTGGTATAACTGATGACGGTGATGATGAACCCAGTGAGAGTGGAGAAGCAAATGTAAATGGAAGATCAAATGCACCTGATGGAGATAACATTGTTGAGCCGCAAATGGGTATGGTATTTCTTTCTGCAGATCAAGCAAAGAATTTCTATGATGAGTATGCTAGGCGTTTGGGTTTTAACACCCGTGTCTTTCAGTTTAATCGACTGAAGACTGATTTCTTATGTGACAAGGTTGGTTTGAGAAGAGTGTCAGGTGAATCCTGTGATGCAATGCTTAGAGTGGAGTTAAAAGGTCAAAACAAGTGGGTTGTGACCAAATATGTGAAGGACCACAGTCACTCCCTTGTGTATCCCAGCAAGGTGCATCATCAGAGATCGCACAAGCATTTTGCGGTGACAAAAAAGAAGGTACCTGAGAATAATCAGGGTGTTGGAGTTGTTCCTAGTGGTGTAATGTATGTCTCAGTAGACCGTAACCGCATCCCTGTAGAGATGAACCATGGAGCTAAGAGAACTCGTCCTGAAGAGTCAGATCAAACTGTTAAGAATTCTACAGTTCAGGGTTTTTCTCCTAGATATTGCAATCAACGAAGAACATTAGGGAGAGATGCTCAGAATCTTCTCGATTACTTCAAGAAAATGCAGGCTGAGAATCCCGGATTTTACTATGCCATACAATTGGATGAAGATAATCGCATGTCTAATGTATTTTGGGCTGATGCAAGGTCAAGAAATGCATACAGTCATTTTGGTGATGCCGTTATACTGGACACGATGTACAGAGTTAATCAGTGCAAAGTCCCATTTGCTCCGCTCACAGGAGTAAATCATCATGGTCAGGCAATTTTGTTTGGTTGTGCACTTCTTCTAGATGAGTCTGAGGCTACATTTGTCTGGCTATTCAAGACCTTCCTTGCCGCTATGAATGACCGTGCCCCAGTCTCATTAATTACTGATCAGGACACTGTTATACAATCTGCAGTTTCTCAAGTTTTTCCTGAAACACGGCACTGTATCAACAAGTGGCATGTATTAAGGGGTGGCCAGGACAGAATGTCTCATGTATGTCACATGTTCCCAAATTTCCAGGTTGAACTCTATAATTGTATCAATTTGACAGAGACAGTTGAAGAATTTGAATCGTATTGGGAGATGATCCTTGATAAGTATGACCTGAAGAAGAATGATTGGCTTCAATCCATATATAATACACGTCGACAGTGGGCACCAGTTTATTTTCGTGATACTTTCTTTGCAGCCGTTTCTCCTAACCAGGAATATGAATGTTCTTTTTTCGATGGGTATGTGAGTCAACAGATTACATTGCCATTGTTCTTCAGGCAATATGAAAGAGCTTTGGAGAATTCATTTGAGAAGGAAACAGAAGCTGATTTTGATACAATATGCACCACTCCACCACTAAAGACACCATCTCCAATGGAGAAACAGGCAGCAACTTtatatacaaagaaaatattcttaaaatttcaaGAAGAGTTGGTGGAGACATTTGTCTACACTGCAAACAGAATTGATGGAGATGGGGTTATCAGCACATTCAGAGTTGCAAAATTTGAGGATGACCAGAAAGCATACCTTGTCTCATTGAATATATCTGAACTGAAAGCAAATTGTAGCTGCCAGATGTTTGAATGTAGTGGTATCCTCTGTAGACATATTCTTACAGTTTTTACAGTAACTAATATTCTTACATTGCCATCTCATTACATCTTGAAAAGGTGGACAATAAATGCAAAATGTGGTGCTGAATCAGATGAACATGTACAACTTCATGATACTGAATCAATGGCTCGGAGATACAACAGTCTCTGCAGGGAAGCCATAAGATGTGCTGAAGAAGGGGCTGTATCTCAAGAGACATATAATGCTGCATTAGGTGCTCTTAAAGAAGGAGGAAAGAAGGTGGCTCTTGCAAAAAGAAATGTTTCTAAAGTTTCACCTCCTAGATCACAAGCCAGTTGTGTTGGCTATGATGATCGGAGGACGTCTACCTCTGCTTCGGAAATGACCCCATTATTGTGGCCAAGACAAGATGAAATGACAAAGCGCTTTAATCTTAATGATACTGGTAGTCCTGCTCAGGCTGTTGCTGATTTAAATCCCCAGCGCATGGCCCCTGTTTCTCTTCACCGTGATGATGGTCATGCAGATAACATG GTGATTCTTCCTTGCCTCAAGTCAATGACATGGGTGATGGAGAATAAAACTTCAGCACCTGCGAATAGAGTTGCTGTCATCAACCTGAAG CTGCAAGATTACACTAGGACTCCTTCACGAGAATCAGAAGTTAAGTTTCAGCTGTCCCAGGTCACACTAGAGCCTATGATGAAGTCTATGGCTTATATCAGCGAGCAACTTTCTGCCCCAGCTAATAGGGTTGCTGTCATCAATCTGAAG CTTCAAGATACTGAAACAACTTCAGGagagtcagaggtgaaatttcAGGTTTCTAGAGATACTTTAGGTGCCATGTTAAGGTCAATGGCATATATCCGTGAGCAACTGTCGAATACA GTTGAGTCGCAACTGGAGATTCCAGCAAAAAAGCAACGGAAATAG
- the LOC101267901 gene encoding protein FAR1-RELATED SEQUENCE 3 isoform X2 produces the protein MEDQMHLMEITLLSRKWVGLRRVSGESCDAMLRVELKGQNKWVVTKYVKDHSHSLVYPSKVHHQRSHKHFAVTKKKVPENNQGVGVVPSGVMYVSVDRNRIPVEMNHGAKRTRPEESDQTVKNSTVQGFSPRYCNQRRTLGRDAQNLLDYFKKMQAENPGFYYAIQLDEDNRMSNVFWADARSRNAYSHFGDAVILDTMYRVNQCKVPFAPLTGVNHHGQAILFGCALLLDESEATFVWLFKTFLAAMNDRAPVSLITDQDTVIQSAVSQVFPETRHCINKWHVLRGGQDRMSHVCHMFPNFQVELYNCINLTETVEEFESYWEMILDKYDLKKNDWLQSIYNTRRQWAPVYFRDTFFAAVSPNQEYECSFFDGYVSQQITLPLFFRQYERALENSFEKETEADFDTICTTPPLKTPSPMEKQAATLYTKKIFLKFQEELVETFVYTANRIDGDGVISTFRVAKFEDDQKAYLVSLNISELKANCSCQMFECSGILCRHILTVFTVTNILTLPSHYILKRWTINAKCGAESDEHVQLHDTESMARRYNSLCREAIRCAEEGAVSQETYNAALGALKEGGKKVALAKRNVSKVSPPRSQASCVGYDDRRTSTSASEMTPLLWPRQDEMTKRFNLNDTGSPAQAVADLNPQRMAPVSLHRDDGHADNMVILPCLKSMTWVMENKTSAPANRVAVINLKLQDYTRTPSRESEVKFQLSQVTLEPMMKSMAYISEQLSAPANRVAVINLKLQDTETTSGESEVKFQVSRDTLGAMLRSMAYIREQLSNTVESQLEIPAKKQRK, from the exons ATGGAAGATCAAATGCACCTGATGGAGATAACATTGTTGAGCCGCAAATGG GTTGGTTTGAGAAGAGTGTCAGGTGAATCCTGTGATGCAATGCTTAGAGTGGAGTTAAAAGGTCAAAACAAGTGGGTTGTGACCAAATATGTGAAGGACCACAGTCACTCCCTTGTGTATCCCAGCAAGGTGCATCATCAGAGATCGCACAAGCATTTTGCGGTGACAAAAAAGAAGGTACCTGAGAATAATCAGGGTGTTGGAGTTGTTCCTAGTGGTGTAATGTATGTCTCAGTAGACCGTAACCGCATCCCTGTAGAGATGAACCATGGAGCTAAGAGAACTCGTCCTGAAGAGTCAGATCAAACTGTTAAGAATTCTACAGTTCAGGGTTTTTCTCCTAGATATTGCAATCAACGAAGAACATTAGGGAGAGATGCTCAGAATCTTCTCGATTACTTCAAGAAAATGCAGGCTGAGAATCCCGGATTTTACTATGCCATACAATTGGATGAAGATAATCGCATGTCTAATGTATTTTGGGCTGATGCAAGGTCAAGAAATGCATACAGTCATTTTGGTGATGCCGTTATACTGGACACGATGTACAGAGTTAATCAGTGCAAAGTCCCATTTGCTCCGCTCACAGGAGTAAATCATCATGGTCAGGCAATTTTGTTTGGTTGTGCACTTCTTCTAGATGAGTCTGAGGCTACATTTGTCTGGCTATTCAAGACCTTCCTTGCCGCTATGAATGACCGTGCCCCAGTCTCATTAATTACTGATCAGGACACTGTTATACAATCTGCAGTTTCTCAAGTTTTTCCTGAAACACGGCACTGTATCAACAAGTGGCATGTATTAAGGGGTGGCCAGGACAGAATGTCTCATGTATGTCACATGTTCCCAAATTTCCAGGTTGAACTCTATAATTGTATCAATTTGACAGAGACAGTTGAAGAATTTGAATCGTATTGGGAGATGATCCTTGATAAGTATGACCTGAAGAAGAATGATTGGCTTCAATCCATATATAATACACGTCGACAGTGGGCACCAGTTTATTTTCGTGATACTTTCTTTGCAGCCGTTTCTCCTAACCAGGAATATGAATGTTCTTTTTTCGATGGGTATGTGAGTCAACAGATTACATTGCCATTGTTCTTCAGGCAATATGAAAGAGCTTTGGAGAATTCATTTGAGAAGGAAACAGAAGCTGATTTTGATACAATATGCACCACTCCACCACTAAAGACACCATCTCCAATGGAGAAACAGGCAGCAACTTtatatacaaagaaaatattcttaaaatttcaaGAAGAGTTGGTGGAGACATTTGTCTACACTGCAAACAGAATTGATGGAGATGGGGTTATCAGCACATTCAGAGTTGCAAAATTTGAGGATGACCAGAAAGCATACCTTGTCTCATTGAATATATCTGAACTGAAAGCAAATTGTAGCTGCCAGATGTTTGAATGTAGTGGTATCCTCTGTAGACATATTCTTACAGTTTTTACAGTAACTAATATTCTTACATTGCCATCTCATTACATCTTGAAAAGGTGGACAATAAATGCAAAATGTGGTGCTGAATCAGATGAACATGTACAACTTCATGATACTGAATCAATGGCTCGGAGATACAACAGTCTCTGCAGGGAAGCCATAAGATGTGCTGAAGAAGGGGCTGTATCTCAAGAGACATATAATGCTGCATTAGGTGCTCTTAAAGAAGGAGGAAAGAAGGTGGCTCTTGCAAAAAGAAATGTTTCTAAAGTTTCACCTCCTAGATCACAAGCCAGTTGTGTTGGCTATGATGATCGGAGGACGTCTACCTCTGCTTCGGAAATGACCCCATTATTGTGGCCAAGACAAGATGAAATGACAAAGCGCTTTAATCTTAATGATACTGGTAGTCCTGCTCAGGCTGTTGCTGATTTAAATCCCCAGCGCATGGCCCCTGTTTCTCTTCACCGTGATGATGGTCATGCAGATAACATG GTGATTCTTCCTTGCCTCAAGTCAATGACATGGGTGATGGAGAATAAAACTTCAGCACCTGCGAATAGAGTTGCTGTCATCAACCTGAAG CTGCAAGATTACACTAGGACTCCTTCACGAGAATCAGAAGTTAAGTTTCAGCTGTCCCAGGTCACACTAGAGCCTATGATGAAGTCTATGGCTTATATCAGCGAGCAACTTTCTGCCCCAGCTAATAGGGTTGCTGTCATCAATCTGAAG CTTCAAGATACTGAAACAACTTCAGGagagtcagaggtgaaatttcAGGTTTCTAGAGATACTTTAGGTGCCATGTTAAGGTCAATGGCATATATCCGTGAGCAACTGTCGAATACA GTTGAGTCGCAACTGGAGATTCCAGCAAAAAAGCAACGGAAATAG